In one window of Opitutus sp. GAS368 DNA:
- a CDS encoding tetratricopeptide repeat protein, protein MRSLFRLTKTLAGALLVAVVLAGTAPGRAADEKPAAPSEAVMIAAAEKGDPQAMFALGEAYFFNKFNREDEAKETKALYWYRRAAERGHVEAMFRVAQAYGYGWGVQADGKLALEWALKAANTGSANAMYMLAEAYQETEYKEQQPGALLQAVKPDDELAVAWFKKAANAGAAEAFRRVAEAYRSGKGVPKIPAKALEWLQRGAEIEDPMTQGTIMNEIAEILMKGDGVPKDEKAAIGWLEKAVAMGSYYGQSARLDLAEAYQNGTGVKRDFAKAKELLNQITDDQLNRAKQQALQKVTAAEQTAAKARALPARVGNSTPASWAERHLKAPKGYEMLEPSDVILAFWGNRFKGGSDPTSGELAAGSSLEEAKHISAVVIDAHQLPNFEALKGSDQLGRISLGWVAYVTLTDKGVFDANATGMYRDNKACGFVYGAVSKEEALTEAFRAAITEFRKLTSLPIHWFSVTVGVSAKPDWDRYKAKQTVAGPYNLLVFGSGACTDIEHMKDYGSPPETAEEFPAFFERFKKRSYELSPLNPLAHAQLLARFPYWDGHTPLTVNCPEPMMPEPIFEIVEEPAAKP, encoded by the coding sequence ATGCGCTCCCTGTTTCGTCTCACCAAAACACTTGCCGGCGCCCTGCTGGTCGCGGTTGTCCTCGCCGGCACAGCGCCGGGCCGGGCGGCCGATGAAAAGCCTGCCGCGCCTTCCGAGGCGGTGATGATTGCCGCCGCGGAGAAGGGCGATCCGCAAGCGATGTTCGCACTCGGAGAGGCTTACTTCTTCAACAAATTCAACCGCGAAGACGAGGCGAAGGAAACGAAGGCGTTGTACTGGTATCGACGCGCGGCGGAGCGCGGCCACGTCGAGGCGATGTTTCGGGTGGCGCAGGCCTACGGCTACGGCTGGGGCGTGCAAGCGGACGGCAAGCTGGCCTTGGAGTGGGCCCTCAAGGCGGCGAACACGGGCAGCGCGAATGCGATGTATATGCTCGCCGAAGCCTACCAGGAAACGGAATACAAGGAGCAGCAGCCGGGCGCGCTCTTGCAGGCCGTAAAGCCGGACGACGAACTCGCGGTGGCATGGTTCAAGAAGGCGGCCAACGCCGGCGCCGCCGAGGCGTTCCGGCGGGTGGCGGAGGCCTACCGCTCCGGCAAAGGCGTGCCGAAGATCCCGGCCAAGGCGCTCGAGTGGCTCCAGCGCGGCGCGGAGATCGAGGACCCGATGACCCAGGGCACCATCATGAATGAAATCGCGGAGATCCTGATGAAAGGCGACGGCGTGCCGAAGGACGAGAAGGCGGCGATCGGCTGGCTCGAGAAGGCCGTCGCAATGGGCAGTTATTACGGCCAGAGTGCGCGACTGGACCTCGCCGAGGCCTACCAGAACGGCACCGGCGTGAAGCGAGACTTCGCTAAGGCTAAAGAGCTGCTCAACCAAATCACCGACGACCAGCTCAACCGGGCGAAACAGCAGGCCCTCCAAAAAGTCACCGCAGCGGAGCAGACCGCGGCCAAGGCCCGCGCACTGCCCGCGCGGGTTGGAAACAGCACGCCGGCATCGTGGGCCGAGCGGCACCTGAAAGCACCGAAAGGTTACGAAATGCTCGAGCCGTCTGACGTCATCCTCGCGTTCTGGGGGAATCGGTTTAAAGGGGGATCAGACCCGACCTCGGGCGAATTGGCCGCGGGGAGCAGCCTCGAGGAGGCAAAGCACATCTCCGCTGTTGTGATCGACGCTCACCAACTGCCCAACTTCGAGGCCCTGAAAGGCAGTGACCAGCTTGGCCGGATATCGCTTGGATGGGTGGCCTATGTTACGCTTACAGATAAGGGTGTGTTCGACGCGAACGCGACCGGCATGTATCGCGACAATAAGGCCTGCGGGTTTGTCTACGGGGCGGTGTCCAAGGAAGAGGCGCTCACGGAGGCTTTTCGGGCCGCTATCACGGAGTTCAGAAAACTGACGAGCCTGCCCATTCACTGGTTTAGCGTCACGGTTGGGGTGTCCGCCAAGCCGGATTGGGATCGCTACAAAGCGAAACAGACTGTTGCCGGTCCTTACAACCTGCTGGTCTTTGGCAGCGGGGCCTGCACCGACATTGAACATATGAAGGATTATGGCTCGCCACCCGAAACCGCGGAAGAGTTCCCGGCGTTCTTCGAGCGGTTTAAGAAGCGCTCCTACGAGTTGAGTCCGCTCAACCCATTAGCGCACGCCCAACTGCTTGCGCGCTTCCCTTACTGGGACGGCCACACGCCGCTCACCGTCAACTGCCCCGAGCCGATGATGCCCGAGCCGATCTTCGAGATTGTGGAAGAACCCGCCGCCAAGCCCTGA
- a CDS encoding M20/M25/M40 family metallo-hydrolase has product MNLRFLGMATALAVGWAGRMMATEADLAALKAEIARNHDHAVIRLQEWVRKPAIAAENLGYPEGADHLIGLLKSVGFQTATRIDTDGKPGVFATLDAGAPKTVGVYFMYDVKQFDPKEWSSPPLAAALLDRPGLGKIVMGRGAMNQKGPESAFLAALDAFRTAGKKLPVNLVLVAEGEEEIGSPHIAQIVRRPEVSAALARCIGLFLPHLTQGLDGNVTVNLGAKGLIEAELTADSLTWGRGPMRDTHSSFKSMIDSPVWRLVQALGTLVTPDGNTPLIDGFMAKVPPLGDADKALIATAARKLNEQQFKVASGAVKWIDDLPFLPALERYEAMPTVNIEGIYGGYTGPGGKTILPHKAAAKLDLRLVPGQTAPEALAQLKAHLAKRGYGDIDVNMTGGYNPTRTSLNTPLIQAQISVLKGHGIDPVIWPWLAGSYPGFIFTDPPLSLAAGHFGLGYGTGQHAPDEFVLIESTNPKIQGYDGATLSYVEYLYELAK; this is encoded by the coding sequence ATGAACCTACGTTTCCTCGGGATGGCCACCGCCCTGGCGGTGGGGTGGGCAGGGCGGATGATGGCGACGGAGGCGGACCTCGCCGCGCTCAAGGCGGAGATCGCCAGGAATCATGACCACGCGGTGATCCGGCTGCAGGAGTGGGTCCGCAAGCCGGCGATCGCGGCGGAGAACCTCGGCTATCCCGAGGGCGCCGATCACCTGATCGGCCTGCTCAAGTCCGTCGGTTTTCAGACCGCGACGCGCATCGACACCGACGGCAAGCCGGGCGTGTTCGCCACGCTCGACGCCGGCGCCCCGAAGACGGTCGGCGTCTACTTCATGTATGACGTCAAGCAATTCGACCCGAAGGAGTGGTCGTCCCCGCCGCTGGCGGCCGCGCTGCTCGACCGGCCGGGACTGGGCAAGATCGTCATGGGCCGCGGCGCCATGAACCAGAAGGGCCCCGAGTCCGCCTTCCTGGCCGCGCTCGACGCCTTCCGCACTGCCGGCAAGAAACTCCCGGTCAACCTGGTGCTCGTCGCCGAGGGCGAGGAGGAGATCGGCTCGCCGCACATTGCGCAGATCGTTCGCAGGCCCGAGGTGTCGGCTGCGCTGGCCAGGTGCATCGGCCTGTTCCTGCCGCACCTGACGCAGGGACTCGACGGCAATGTCACCGTCAATCTCGGCGCCAAGGGCCTCATCGAGGCCGAACTCACCGCCGACTCGCTGACCTGGGGTCGCGGCCCGATGCGGGACACGCACTCCTCGTTCAAGTCCATGATCGACAGCCCGGTCTGGCGGCTGGTGCAGGCCCTCGGCACCCTGGTCACGCCCGACGGTAACACACCGCTGATCGACGGGTTCATGGCCAAGGTTCCGCCGCTGGGAGACGCGGACAAGGCGCTCATCGCCACGGCCGCCAGAAAACTCAACGAGCAGCAGTTCAAGGTCGCCTCCGGCGCGGTGAAATGGATCGACGACCTGCCGTTCCTCCCGGCGCTGGAGCGCTACGAGGCCATGCCGACGGTGAACATCGAGGGCATCTACGGCGGCTACACCGGCCCGGGCGGCAAGACCATCCTGCCGCACAAGGCGGCCGCCAAGCTCGACCTGCGGCTCGTGCCCGGGCAGACCGCGCCCGAAGCGCTGGCCCAGTTGAAGGCCCACCTGGCAAAGCGCGGCTACGGGGACATCGACGTCAACATGACCGGCGGCTACAACCCGACGCGCACTTCGCTCAACACGCCGCTGATCCAGGCGCAGATCAGCGTGCTGAAAGGCCACGGCATCGACCCCGTGATCTGGCCCTGGCTGGCGGGTTCGTATCCGGGTTTCATCTTCACGGATCCGCCGCTGTCGCTCGCCGCCGGTCATTTCGGCCTCGGCTACGGCACCGGCCAGCACGCGCCGGACGAATTCGTCCTGATCGAGTCCACGAACCCGAAGATCCAGGGCTACGACGGCGCCACGCTGTCGTATGTGGAATATCTCTACGAACTGGCGAAATAA